The following proteins come from a genomic window of Deinococcus aquiradiocola:
- a CDS encoding DUF11 domain-containing protein: protein MNPDTSSGSNGSRRALVTTRALSTITAALISGAAAQEVSTSLPLTSVGDKLMWTVGDQDLRLVVGMAGRVQLDVYSAQFDPKDYRSSSEYGDEGYGGTVSSTFMLIDARGQVVRTRNFGVGKPDWQTFLNDDLAAGTYTLRVQTQGKGKNTFAIRLNTISAAVEADRLNVNVHAKDWIPALNVASGGGNLELHMYDGDGPSEMEAELRDAQGRVYPLKVSGDLGWDTLPLPDVPGNYTLYLRQPDAAKQYSNTVGFSLQKDGQDTPLTVVRADSTGRLDVSAELVLPDGNEATGADVTVGDRQIALKHDTTLNLPAGAYPVAVQPVAGAETTVSTAQATVVKGGTAQVRVQIRPSVDLKFTADKTQVCVGDVVTFTAQASTAFDRQALPASLHVTLPDGLSTDGDTATTARVDAAHPAQLRFEARATRAGTLEASAGLQPWGRSQTLPVQVLPTATQIELRRADVPAALPGDVVTVSLSVTNTSGADAPYRLVDAPGAGLTALDPVIFSGELKPGESRTLSYRARVSAEAGGSSELNATLSSNCESRQSVKGQFVAATPAPAPETPTPEAATPAAADPAPQAAPEAPAPVIVVARNSTVRIPFDAPRAATQLVVAHTPPQGASYVPGSSLLNGKPTADPLVGPSGRLYWTTPGAPRGVLTYTLRHQEALPDLETPSLLGRYALGRQEVLAGHVDPDDLKAAVAAGQAQASENDGSIRLPVAGTVYRDRDRVTVAVVSQGATPDADPTLPTVNGHAVDASALGQTTLDTEADTARREFYGVQLRPGENVISYGGQSVKVYLASAPVTAQITPVQLVADGVQPIKLKLKLLDINGLTPGTPSVTVESSLDPLTPDARPTVASQQVVLRNGEGSLELPAISAPTRFTVRVLVGSGVITRTFEATPSRTRVGVGFVSLTGSLGSGGSGTAYEARSQGYFETPLGAGKLYVAGAGALRGGAGQVTETTRSDGTNVSDPTVTTGPGVTFDRSQGLPSTSNPLQRYPGYGDSSTEQIPLQGIDPVAFRYEHPDFSASYRQSALPIDVFSIGGNITALSAYTHGTPQVAGFVAALPGSLVTDTLPSNGTRVVRLSKTDVSPDSETVDLVVTDRLTGAQTLRRLTAYTDYTLDPVAGVLYFSRAIGLLDEAGNAQSLRVVYRVTATDGNRTLAYGAQISTHVGDSLTLGAAAVHMDDVTTVGVRARYDSTAGASTQASAGTVVGDLLAAYAGGLMVNGSLNGRTEHLDYSASLRYQDQNYAGLNPVDKGVAATASVDARLSEHFGVRLAAQYADGSYELGRTTNQAVTGSDTTGSGNQGGLVSLQGRYQNGVLRLGAGVQAGFGAQQGISALVSAGYTAGPLDLSVDHAQPIGSGTQDPVTTAAAKVQVAENVTLVARDVIDWGGQNADGSSDPISQQASLGLQTRLGGTNLSVGYDLPNASGSGNRARFGVDTTLPLSDKFSVNLSGGYLYNLSTRAGDWNAGASVRYAAEKLVASAGADASTTSGVFRTVLKTGLSYSLNDQWSVTLDATRVLGSADQVGTSVAASTALRNGPLQGLAYLRYQDGSLGGSQPQVIGEANAEYHLDHLSVRAGVAGRMLVSDPGSLTVQPSVSGTYYLNDFIGVGVAGRAIYQPSSNYSAYSFGLEGSLRALPGTWVTLGYNAIGFDGISGNISTRKGLYLRLDLMLDEGEQK from the coding sequence ATGAACCCCGACACGTCCTCCGGCAGCAACGGGTCCCGCCGCGCCCTCGTCACCACCCGCGCCCTCAGCACCATCACGGCCGCCCTGATCAGCGGGGCTGCCGCGCAGGAAGTCAGCACCTCCCTGCCGCTCACCAGCGTCGGCGACAAGCTCATGTGGACGGTCGGCGACCAGGACCTGCGCCTCGTGGTCGGCATGGCGGGCCGCGTGCAGCTCGACGTGTACAGCGCCCAGTTCGACCCCAAGGACTACCGCAGCAGCAGCGAGTACGGGGACGAAGGGTACGGCGGCACGGTCAGCAGCACCTTCATGCTCATCGACGCGCGCGGGCAGGTCGTCCGCACCCGCAACTTCGGGGTCGGGAAGCCCGACTGGCAGACCTTCCTGAACGACGACCTCGCGGCAGGGACGTACACGCTGCGCGTGCAGACGCAGGGCAAAGGCAAGAACACCTTCGCGATCCGCCTGAACACCATCAGTGCCGCCGTCGAAGCGGACCGCCTGAACGTCAACGTACACGCCAAGGACTGGATCCCGGCCCTGAACGTCGCCAGCGGCGGCGGGAACCTCGAACTGCACATGTACGACGGGGACGGCCCCAGCGAGATGGAAGCCGAACTGCGCGACGCGCAGGGCCGCGTGTACCCGCTCAAGGTGTCCGGCGACCTCGGCTGGGACACCCTGCCGCTGCCGGACGTGCCCGGCAACTACACCCTGTACCTGCGCCAGCCGGACGCCGCGAAACAGTACAGCAACACCGTCGGCTTCTCGCTGCAGAAGGACGGCCAGGACACCCCCCTCACCGTCGTGCGGGCCGACAGCACCGGACGCCTGGACGTCAGCGCCGAACTGGTCCTCCCGGACGGCAACGAGGCGACCGGCGCCGACGTGACGGTCGGTGACCGCCAGATCGCACTGAAGCACGACACCACCCTCAACCTCCCGGCAGGCGCGTACCCGGTCGCCGTGCAGCCCGTCGCGGGCGCTGAGACCACCGTCAGCACCGCCCAGGCGACCGTCGTCAAGGGCGGGACCGCGCAGGTCAGGGTGCAGATCAGGCCGAGCGTGGACCTGAAGTTCACGGCCGACAAGACGCAGGTGTGCGTGGGCGACGTGGTGACCTTCACCGCGCAGGCCAGCACCGCCTTCGACCGGCAGGCGCTGCCCGCCAGCCTGCACGTCACGCTCCCGGACGGCCTGAGCACAGACGGCGACACCGCCACCACCGCCCGCGTGGACGCCGCGCACCCCGCGCAGCTGCGCTTCGAGGCCAGAGCCACGCGTGCCGGCACGCTGGAAGCGAGCGCCGGACTGCAACCCTGGGGCCGCAGCCAGACGCTGCCGGTGCAGGTGCTGCCCACCGCCACGCAGATCGAACTGCGCCGCGCGGACGTCCCGGCGGCCCTGCCGGGCGATGTGGTCACCGTCAGCCTGAGTGTCACGAACACCTCCGGCGCGGACGCCCCCTACCGCCTCGTGGACGCGCCCGGCGCGGGCCTCACGGCGCTCGACCCGGTCATCTTCAGCGGCGAGCTGAAGCCCGGCGAGTCCCGCACCCTCAGCTACCGCGCCCGCGTGAGCGCCGAGGCGGGCGGCAGCAGCGAACTGAACGCCACGCTCAGCAGCAACTGCGAGAGCCGCCAGAGCGTGAAGGGTCAGTTCGTTGCCGCCACGCCCGCACCCGCCCCGGAAACGCCCACCCCCGAAGCGGCGACCCCCGCCGCCGCCGATCCCGCCCCGCAGGCCGCGCCGGAAGCGCCCGCGCCCGTCATCGTGGTGGCGCGCAACTCCACTGTCCGTATTCCCTTCGACGCGCCGCGCGCCGCCACGCAGCTCGTGGTGGCCCACACGCCGCCGCAGGGCGCCAGTTACGTGCCCGGCAGCAGCCTGCTGAACGGCAAACCCACCGCCGACCCGCTCGTCGGACCGAGCGGCCGCCTGTACTGGACGACGCCCGGCGCGCCGCGCGGGGTGCTCACGTACACCCTCCGGCACCAGGAGGCCCTGCCGGACCTGGAGACGCCCTCCCTGCTCGGCCGTTACGCGCTGGGCCGCCAGGAAGTCCTCGCCGGTCACGTCGACCCCGACGACCTGAAGGCCGCCGTCGCCGCCGGACAGGCACAGGCCAGCGAGAACGACGGCAGCATCCGCCTGCCCGTCGCGGGCACCGTGTACCGCGACCGCGACCGCGTCACGGTCGCCGTGGTCAGCCAGGGCGCCACGCCCGACGCCGACCCCACCCTTCCCACCGTCAACGGGCACGCCGTGGACGCCAGCGCGCTCGGGCAGACCACCCTCGACACCGAGGCGGACACCGCGCGCCGCGAGTTCTACGGCGTGCAGCTGCGCCCCGGCGAGAACGTCATCAGCTACGGCGGGCAGAGCGTCAAGGTGTACCTCGCGAGCGCGCCCGTCACCGCGCAGATCACGCCCGTGCAGCTCGTCGCGGACGGCGTGCAGCCCATCAAGCTGAAGCTGAAGCTGCTCGACATCAACGGCCTGACGCCCGGCACGCCCAGCGTCACCGTCGAATCCAGCCTCGACCCGCTCACCCCGGACGCCAGACCCACCGTCGCGAGCCAGCAGGTGGTCCTCAGGAACGGCGAGGGCAGCCTGGAACTCCCCGCGATCAGCGCCCCCACCCGCTTCACCGTCCGCGTCCTCGTGGGCAGCGGCGTCATCACCCGCACCTTCGAGGCGACACCCAGCAGGACCCGCGTCGGGGTGGGCTTCGTCAGCCTCACCGGCAGCCTCGGCAGCGGCGGCAGCGGCACGGCCTACGAGGCGCGCAGCCAGGGGTACTTCGAGACGCCGCTCGGCGCGGGCAAACTGTACGTGGCGGGCGCGGGCGCCCTGCGCGGCGGGGCCGGACAGGTCACCGAAACCACCCGCTCCGACGGCACCAACGTCAGCGACCCGACCGTCACCACCGGCCCCGGCGTCACCTTCGACCGGTCACAGGGCCTGCCCAGCACCAGCAACCCCCTGCAGCGCTACCCCGGCTACGGCGACAGCTCCACCGAGCAGATCCCGCTGCAGGGCATCGACCCGGTCGCGTTCCGCTACGAGCACCCGGACTTCAGCGCGTCCTACCGCCAGTCCGCACTGCCCATCGACGTGTTCAGCATCGGCGGGAACATCACGGCGCTCTCCGCGTACACGCACGGCACGCCACAGGTCGCGGGCTTCGTGGCCGCCCTGCCCGGCAGCCTCGTCACCGACACGCTGCCCTCCAACGGCACGCGCGTCGTGCGCCTCAGCAAGACCGACGTGTCGCCCGACAGCGAAACGGTGGACCTCGTGGTCACGGACCGCCTGACGGGCGCGCAGACGCTGCGCCGCCTGACCGCGTACACCGACTACACCCTCGACCCCGTCGCGGGCGTGCTGTACTTCAGCCGCGCCATCGGCCTGCTCGACGAGGCCGGGAACGCCCAGTCGCTGCGCGTCGTGTACCGCGTGACCGCCACCGACGGCAACCGCACCCTCGCGTACGGCGCGCAGATCAGCACGCACGTCGGGGACAGCCTGACGCTCGGCGCGGCCGCCGTCCACATGGACGACGTCACCACCGTCGGCGTGCGCGCCCGCTACGACAGCACCGCCGGGGCCTCCACCCAGGCGTCCGCCGGGACCGTCGTCGGCGACCTGCTCGCCGCGTACGCGGGCGGCCTGATGGTCAACGGCAGCCTCAACGGCCGGACCGAGCACCTCGACTACAGCGCCAGCCTGCGCTACCAGGACCAGAACTACGCCGGACTGAACCCCGTCGACAAGGGCGTGGCCGCCACCGCCAGCGTCGACGCGCGCCTCAGCGAGCACTTCGGCGTGCGCCTCGCCGCGCAGTACGCGGACGGCAGCTACGAACTCGGCCGCACCACCAACCAGGCCGTGACGGGCAGCGACACCACCGGCAGCGGCAACCAGGGCGGCCTCGTGAGCCTGCAGGGCCGCTACCAGAACGGCGTGCTGCGCCTCGGGGCGGGCGTCCAGGCGGGCTTCGGCGCGCAGCAGGGCATCTCGGCCCTCGTGAGCGCCGGGTACACTGCCGGGCCGCTCGACCTGAGCGTCGACCACGCCCAGCCCATCGGGAGCGGCACGCAGGACCCCGTCACGACCGCCGCCGCCAAGGTGCAGGTCGCCGAGAACGTCACCCTCGTCGCCCGTGACGTGATCGACTGGGGTGGCCAGAACGCGGACGGCAGCAGCGACCCCATCAGCCAGCAGGCCAGCCTGGGCCTGCAGACGCGCCTGGGCGGCACGAACCTCTCGGTCGGTTACGACCTCCCCAACGCCAGCGGCAGCGGCAACCGCGCCCGCTTCGGCGTGGACACCACCCTCCCGCTCAGCGACAAGTTCAGCGTCAACCTGAGTGGCGGGTACCTCTACAACCTCAGCACCAGGGCCGGCGACTGGAACGCCGGGGCGAGCGTCCGCTACGCCGCCGAGAAGCTCGTCGCGAGCGCCGGAGCGGACGCGTCCACCACGTCCGGCGTGTTCCGCACCGTCCTCAAGACCGGCCTCAGCTACTCCCTGAACGACCAGTGGAGCGTCACGCTGGACGCCACCCGCGTGCTCGGCTCCGCCGACCAGGTCGGCACGAGCGTCGCCGCGTCCACCGCCCTGCGCAACGGACCCCTGCAGGGCCTCGCGTACCTCCGCTACCAGGACGGCTCGCTCGGCGGCAGCCAGCCACAGGTGATCGGCGAGGCGAACGCCGAGTACCACCTCGACCACCTGAGCGTGCGTGCGGGCGTCGCCGGACGCATGCTCGTCAGCGACCCCGGCAGCCTAACCGTGCAGCCGTCCGTGAGCGGCACATACTACCTGAACGACTTCATCGGGGTCGGCGTCGCCGGACGTGCCATCTACCAGCCGTCCAGCAACTACAGCGCGTACAGCTTCGGGCTGGAAGGCAGCCTGCGCGCCCTGCCCGGCACCTGGGTCACGCTCGGCTACAACGCCATCGGCTTCGACGGCATCAGCGGCAACATCAGCACCCGCAAGGGCCTGTACCTGCGCCTGGACCTGATGCTGGACGAGGGGGAGCAGAAGTGA
- a CDS encoding DUF11 domain-containing protein, with protein sequence MRHHPLTHLLALIVTLLGLAGAAGTPAGTVIENQATFQGVSDDGSGAPFTARSATVQTVVSQVCSLSVLPNGTLSAPGQSVNLLPAETATLHYTLSNTGNAVNTFTLSTTTDRSSAFTPGDLSVHLDANGNGLIDTDEPAVTSIDLPADGSAALLVRASTQNGSRGQAFLNLAAVCAAALGGATDSDNVARLDVADPPALALSKSFDAARVMPGGVVGVTLGLSNTGSGTSREVIVTDLLNTPDMQGFTYVPGSASTATGRVEFTSDGSTWMSGEPNSVIGLRWRLDSLASGASGSLTFRLTAPPTEVGTRRNVAQLSSPGTPDTQTGATVDVRYAPLIAVGPIGNAQALPGGELSSDDLQTKDMIFANQTTCFRHTEQNLGDRDDTLSVRAEVTTGTAEPQLLELDGSPMRQNLTLAPGATHDFQVCLTPQVGGIQSIRAQDVNGTPWEELRLTVSGTRGAPENATLDRVGDIVIGQPGLTKTVSPTGTVKQGETLTYTLTVLNPLPVDIHNVVLSDPLDSHLEYLSSDNGTYAGGTVTWTIGTIPAGQTVTRTVTARVATGTPDDTVISNAFTLTSTEFVQPVPSAPVTTPVFSGSLVFSKTSTPAEVSIGDIVTYTFLVRNPSTVATMRRVEITDSMPVGLEYIPGSSRFNGAPINDPTITGTDHVWVLPELGPGAQHEVIFEARVLPSATGDRIQNTAIARAISANGSEIPEQSASATNRITPLLFAPVGDIVGYVFQDVQRNGRYDQGVDVPVQNARVILANGRIALTDATGRYHFGSVREGFAALRLDPSSVAQQPLTVPQDGGRPGSRGVYVRNLTSVDFALQPNAGNVDVIRDTTLSMGTAQAPGVLQVRKQVFTTAEDNVYRVQVTVTAAQALAGFTLQDPLPQGATLLDGSNTLTLDPLPAAERTFTYRFRFTGAPGSAVTDPVAGWRY encoded by the coding sequence ATGCGTCACCATCCCCTAACCCACCTGCTGGCCCTGATCGTGACCCTGCTGGGTCTGGCAGGCGCTGCCGGAACTCCGGCCGGCACCGTGATCGAGAACCAGGCGACCTTCCAGGGCGTCAGTGACGACGGCAGCGGCGCTCCCTTCACCGCCCGCTCCGCCACCGTGCAGACGGTCGTCTCGCAGGTCTGCTCGCTGAGCGTCCTGCCGAACGGTACCCTGAGCGCCCCCGGCCAGAGCGTCAACCTGCTGCCCGCCGAGACGGCCACGCTGCACTACACGCTCAGCAACACCGGCAACGCCGTCAACACCTTCACGCTCAGCACCACCACCGACCGCAGTTCCGCCTTCACGCCCGGCGACCTGAGCGTGCACCTCGACGCGAACGGCAACGGCCTGATCGACACGGACGAGCCCGCCGTCACGTCCATCGACCTGCCCGCCGACGGCAGCGCCGCGCTCCTCGTGCGGGCCAGCACCCAGAACGGCAGCCGCGGTCAGGCCTTCCTGAACCTCGCGGCGGTCTGCGCGGCGGCCCTGGGCGGCGCGACCGACAGCGACAACGTCGCCCGCCTCGACGTGGCCGACCCGCCCGCCCTGGCGCTCAGCAAGAGCTTCGACGCGGCGCGCGTCATGCCGGGCGGCGTGGTCGGCGTGACCCTCGGCCTGAGCAACACCGGCAGCGGCACCTCCCGCGAAGTGATCGTCACGGACCTCCTGAACACCCCCGACATGCAGGGCTTCACGTACGTGCCCGGCAGCGCCAGCACCGCCACGGGCCGTGTGGAGTTCACGTCCGACGGCAGCACCTGGATGAGCGGCGAACCGAACAGCGTGATCGGCCTGCGCTGGCGGCTCGACAGTCTCGCCAGCGGCGCGAGCGGCAGCCTGACCTTCCGCCTCACCGCGCCCCCCACCGAGGTCGGCACGCGCCGCAACGTCGCGCAGCTCAGCAGCCCCGGCACGCCCGACACGCAGACCGGCGCGACCGTCGACGTGCGCTACGCGCCCCTCATCGCGGTCGGCCCGATCGGGAACGCGCAGGCCCTGCCCGGCGGTGAACTCAGCAGCGACGACCTGCAGACCAAGGACATGATCTTCGCGAACCAGACGACCTGCTTCAGGCACACCGAGCAGAACCTCGGGGACCGCGACGACACCCTCAGCGTGCGCGCCGAAGTCACGACCGGCACCGCCGAACCCCAGCTCCTCGAACTCGACGGCAGCCCCATGCGTCAGAACCTCACGCTCGCGCCCGGCGCCACGCACGACTTCCAGGTGTGCCTCACCCCGCAGGTGGGCGGCATTCAGAGCATCCGCGCGCAGGACGTGAACGGCACCCCCTGGGAGGAACTGCGCCTCACGGTCAGCGGCACGCGCGGCGCACCCGAGAACGCCACCCTCGACCGCGTGGGCGACATCGTGATCGGCCAGCCGGGCCTCACCAAGACCGTCAGCCCCACCGGCACCGTCAAGCAGGGCGAGACCCTCACGTACACCCTGACCGTCCTGAACCCCCTGCCCGTCGACATCCACAATGTCGTGCTCAGCGACCCGCTCGACAGCCACCTGGAATACCTGTCGTCCGACAACGGCACCTACGCGGGCGGCACCGTCACGTGGACCATCGGCACCATCCCCGCCGGGCAGACCGTCACGCGCACCGTCACGGCCCGCGTCGCGACCGGCACGCCGGACGACACGGTCATCAGCAACGCCTTCACGCTCACCAGCACCGAGTTCGTGCAGCCGGTCCCGTCGGCGCCCGTCACCACGCCCGTCTTCTCCGGCAGCCTGGTGTTCAGCAAGACCAGCACGCCCGCCGAGGTCAGCATCGGGGACATCGTCACGTACACCTTCCTCGTCCGGAACCCCTCCACCGTCGCCACCATGCGCAGGGTCGAGATCACGGACAGCATGCCGGTCGGCCTGGAATACATTCCCGGCAGCAGCCGCTTCAACGGCGCGCCCATCAACGACCCCACCATCACCGGCACGGACCACGTCTGGGTGCTGCCGGAACTCGGGCCCGGCGCGCAGCACGAGGTGATCTTCGAGGCGCGCGTCCTGCCGAGCGCGACCGGCGACCGCATCCAGAACACCGCCATCGCCCGCGCCATCTCCGCGAACGGCTCCGAGATTCCCGAGCAGTCCGCCAGCGCCACCAACCGCATCACGCCGCTGCTGTTCGCGCCGGTCGGGGACATCGTCGGGTACGTGTTCCAGGACGTGCAGCGCAACGGCCGCTACGACCAGGGCGTGGACGTGCCCGTCCAGAACGCCCGCGTGATCCTCGCGAACGGCCGCATCGCCCTGACGGACGCCACCGGCCGCTACCACTTCGGGAGCGTCCGCGAGGGCTTCGCGGCACTGCGGCTCGACCCGTCCAGCGTCGCGCAGCAGCCGCTCACCGTCCCGCAGGACGGCGGTCGCCCCGGCAGCCGCGGCGTGTACGTCCGCAACCTCACCAGCGTGGACTTCGCGCTGCAACCGAACGCCGGGAACGTCGACGTGATCCGCGACACCACCCTCAGCATGGGCACTGCCCAGGCCCCCGGCGTGCTGCAGGTCCGCAAGCAGGTCTTCACGACCGCCGAGGACAACGTGTACCGAGTGCAGGTCACCGTCACCGCCGCGCAGGCCCTCGCGGGCTTCACCCTGCAGGACCCGCTCCCACAGGGCGCGACGCTGCTGGACGGCAGCAACACCCTCACCCTCGACCCCCTGCCCGCCGCTGAACGCACGTTCACGTACCGCTTCCGCTTCACGGGCGCGCCCGGGTCCGCCGTCACGGATCCCGTGGCCGGATGGAGGTACTGA
- a CDS encoding DUF11 domain-containing protein, translated as MKKSLSLLSLMVALAAGAAGATGTTAGTTISNTAQISFADDAGVAQPTVNSNTVTTTVLPNPSFTITPNQTTAGTTPTQAADYANPGQSLTSIKPGDTVSFQYTLTNTGNVNGESYALTTPSVGGTGTGLTTANVKYYPASADTSGDGVLSAAEVAASTPITTISGVAQDTSVKFYQVYVVPTTATNGQTYGSSPTGTRQANGTAGTTNEPAAPFTQPTDSNNANLVTISRTDAGVIGPKGYAAGNAPAGTTDTTTTTGITIAELNDTSTAPATSTTTKVTFTNTITNTGNRTDTFDITAASLNLPAGATVRILDASGAVLTDTDSDGTVDTGTIAAGASKDIRIEVTFPAGSTTTDNTKQPTVTVTAKSSNDATKTDTTTDTVLLPGVAYGDKTATGPDATQTPTQTAPTPAGNNPGGSTSVTLTSVPMQIKNTGGAPEAFTPAGTVTFSTPTGSVTVPVTYLPDANCDGTADSTTAITATPSVAPGATYCLIPVVSIPNNAYPGAYPVTQSVTGNTTGVTANDTNDTITIPKVGTPTNYVVKAVDLASAKPGDTVTYSITGQDTGNANIKAAIVSDTLPTNTSFVSISATTAIAAPAKILYRVGGTGAWSATAPTALAAATKVEVAVDSNNDNTIDNNDILKPGQSFVVTFKVKIN; from the coding sequence ATGAAGAAGTCCCTGAGTCTGCTCTCGCTGATGGTCGCCCTGGCCGCCGGTGCCGCTGGCGCCACCGGCACCACCGCCGGCACCACGATCTCCAACACCGCCCAGATCAGCTTCGCTGACGACGCCGGCGTGGCCCAGCCGACCGTCAACTCCAACACGGTCACCACGACCGTGCTGCCCAACCCCAGCTTCACCATCACCCCCAACCAGACCACGGCCGGCACCACGCCCACCCAGGCGGCCGACTACGCCAACCCCGGCCAGAGCCTCACCAGCATCAAGCCCGGCGACACCGTCTCCTTCCAGTACACCCTGACCAACACCGGCAACGTCAACGGCGAGAGCTACGCCCTGACCACCCCCAGCGTCGGCGGTACCGGAACGGGACTCACCACCGCGAACGTGAAGTACTACCCCGCCAGCGCCGACACCAGCGGCGACGGCGTGCTGAGCGCCGCCGAAGTCGCGGCCTCCACCCCCATCACCACCATCAGCGGCGTCGCCCAGGACACGTCCGTCAAGTTCTACCAGGTGTACGTCGTCCCCACGACCGCCACCAACGGCCAGACCTACGGCAGCAGCCCCACCGGCACGCGCCAGGCGAACGGCACGGCCGGCACCACCAACGAGCCCGCCGCGCCCTTCACGCAGCCGACCGACAGCAACAACGCCAACCTCGTGACCATCAGCCGCACGGACGCCGGCGTCATCGGCCCGAAAGGCTACGCGGCCGGCAACGCGCCCGCCGGTACGACCGACACCACCACCACCACCGGCATCACCATCGCCGAGCTGAACGACACCTCGACCGCCCCGGCGACCAGCACCACCACCAAGGTCACCTTCACCAACACGATCACCAACACCGGTAACCGCACCGACACCTTCGACATCACCGCCGCGAGCCTCAACCTGCCGGCCGGCGCGACCGTCCGCATCCTCGACGCGAGCGGCGCGGTCCTGACCGACACCGACAGCGACGGCACCGTCGACACCGGCACCATTGCCGCGGGCGCCAGCAAGGACATCCGCATCGAGGTGACCTTCCCGGCGGGCAGCACCACCACCGACAACACCAAGCAGCCCACCGTGACCGTCACGGCCAAGAGCAGCAACGACGCCACCAAGACCGACACCACCACCGACACGGTCCTGCTGCCCGGCGTCGCCTACGGTGACAAGACCGCCACCGGCCCCGACGCCACCCAGACCCCCACCCAGACCGCGCCCACCCCGGCCGGCAACAACCCCGGCGGCAGCACCTCCGTCACCCTGACGAGCGTGCCGATGCAGATCAAGAACACCGGCGGCGCCCCCGAGGCGTTCACGCCCGCCGGCACCGTCACCTTCAGCACCCCCACCGGCAGCGTCACGGTGCCCGTCACGTACCTCCCCGACGCGAACTGCGACGGCACGGCCGACAGCACCACCGCCATCACCGCCACGCCCAGCGTGGCCCCCGGCGCGACGTACTGCCTGATCCCCGTCGTGAGCATCCCCAACAACGCCTACCCCGGCGCGTACCCGGTCACGCAGAGCGTCACCGGCAACACCACCGGCGTCACGGCGAACGACACCAACGACACCATCACCATCCCCAAGGTCGGCACGCCCACCAACTACGTCGTGAAGGCCGTGGACCTCGCGAGCGCCAAGCCCGGTGACACCGTCACGTACAGCATCACCGGCCAGGACACCGGCAACGCCAACATCAAGGCTGCCATCGTGTCCGACACGCTCCCCACCAACACCAGCTTCGTGAGCATCAGCGCGACCACCGCCATCGCGGCGCCCGCCAAGATCCTCTACCGCGTCGGCGGGACCGGCGCCTGGTCCGCCACCGCGCCCACCGCGCTCGCGGCGGCCACCAAGGTCGAAGTGGCCGTGGACAGCAACAACGACAACACCATCGACAACAACGACATCCTGAAGCCCGGTCAGAGCTTCGTCGTGACCTTCAAGGTCAAGATCAACTGA